TCAGCAGCGAGGCCGCGCCGAGGGCCACCCACGCCGCGCGCCACCCGGAGCCCAGCAGCGGCGGCAAGAAGAGCGCCGAGAGGACGATGCCCAGCCCCGAGCCGCTGTAGAACACCCCGAGCAGGAGGGCGCTGCGCGCCGGGTGCGCCCGCACCGCGAGCGCCGCGAGGCCGCCGCCGCTGATGAGGACCCACGCTCCGCTCGCCCCGGCGAGAAAGCGCAGCGCGAGCAGCGGCCCTTCGCCGCTCAGCGGCGCGCAGCCGAGCAGCGCGAGCCCGGTGACCGCCATCCCGAGGGCAAAGGTGCGCCGCAGCCCGAGCCCGCGCACCACCGCAGTGGCCGTGAGTGCCCCCGCGAGGTAGCCGAGCGCGTTGGCCGCGTTCATCGCGCCCGCGAGGGTAAAACTCCAGCCCAGGTCCGCGCGCATGACGGGCAGCAGCAGGGCGTAGGCGAAGCGGGCAAAACCGAGCGCCACCGCCCCGCCGAGCGAGAGGGTGAGCATGTCGAAGAGTGCCCGGCGCAGTCCGGACCCGTTCGCCTCGGGGAGCATGGCCCACGCTAGAGCATCGGCTGGGGAGGAGCGCTCCCCTCACCCAGCGGGCGTACGGTCTGCGGACGCGGGTGCCTGCTAGCCTGCCGGCCATGAGGCTGGTGGTTGGCGTAAGTGGCGGCAGCGGGATTCCCTATGCCCTGGACGTCTTGCGGGCGCTGCACGTCCTGGGGGTCGAGACGCACCTCGTCGTCTCCAGCGGCGCCAAACGGGTGATGGCGGCGGAGGGCGGGCCACAACTGCCGGAGCTCACCGCGCTCGCCTCCCACGTCCACGAGGACCGCGACCTCGCCGCGAGCGTCGCGAGCGGCAGCTTCCGCACGGCGGGCATGCTCGTGATTCCGTGCAGCGCCGGCACCCTCGCCAAGATCGCCCACGGCTTTGCCGACAACCTGCTCTCGCGCGCCGCGCACGTGACCCTCAAGGAGCGGCGCCCCCTCGTCCTCGTATTGCGCGAGGACCCGATGCCGCGCCCGATGCTCCAGAACATGCTGCTCGCCCACGACGCCGGCGCCACCGTGATGTCGGCCTCGCCGGGCTTCTACCACGCGCCGAGGGACGTGGACGAACTGCTCGGCTTCGTGACCGCGCGGGTGCTCGACCAGTTCGGGCTCGACACGCCGAGTTTCAAGCGCTGGAAGGAGGAGACCGCTTGACCGGCGCCTGCCTGCTCGCGGGCCGCGTCGCCGCGCTGGTTCCCGCCGCCGGCTCGGGCACGCGGCTCGGGCGGGGGCCGAAAGCGTTCGTGGAAGTCGCCGGCCTGAGCCTGCTCGAACGCAGCGTCCGGG
The nucleotide sequence above comes from Deinococcus reticulitermitis. Encoded proteins:
- a CDS encoding UbiX family flavin prenyltransferase, with product MRLVVGVSGGSGIPYALDVLRALHVLGVETHLVVSSGAKRVMAAEGGPQLPELTALASHVHEDRDLAASVASGSFRTAGMLVIPCSAGTLAKIAHGFADNLLSRAAHVTLKERRPLVLVLREDPMPRPMLQNMLLAHDAGATVMSASPGFYHAPRDVDELLGFVTARVLDQFGLDTPSFKRWKEETA